From one Enterococcus sp. DIV2402 genomic stretch:
- a CDS encoding sucrose-6-phosphate hydrolase — protein MNEWTTEMRYRPYGQWDKDYSQKLITAKKNSLWHMNYHIQPNSGLLNDPNGFSYFNGRWHLFYQLYPFGPVHGLKSWYHLSSTNLVDWKDEGYGLLPDNPYDSHGVYSGTALPVGDQLLLAYTGNVRGENWERASYQMGAWMDKNNQVTKIEQPFIPAPPKGYTTHFRDPQVIPYEKGYLLVIGAQNDQEEGKVLVYQSADLTDWCLLGELDFTKESMGFMVECPNLVFIDERPVLLFCPQGMAQSVTPYDNIYPNMVVIGDAFDSDDVKLINPQPLQNLDYGFDIYATQAFNAPDGRVLSVGWAGLPELEYPTDEEGWAHCLSLVRELTIKDNHLYQLPVAEHKELRQKQTALKGTIGLQQALVENTTNCYELEITLPANSEGVLSFFADEQNNYQLALHFDTKNGKITLDRSQMSLPLNEKFGTTRTVELTQSRALKLQVFADQSICEIFVNDGEYALTSRVFPQTGETQLFIEGTQGEYTGNYWELRSSSQN, from the coding sequence ATGAATGAATGGACAACTGAAATGAGGTATCGCCCATATGGACAATGGGATAAAGATTATTCACAAAAATTAATTACAGCTAAAAAAAATTCTCTCTGGCATATGAACTATCACATCCAACCAAACTCTGGATTATTAAATGATCCAAATGGTTTTTCTTATTTTAATGGTCGTTGGCATTTGTTTTACCAGCTATATCCATTCGGTCCAGTTCATGGGTTAAAGTCTTGGTATCACCTTTCTTCCACTAATTTAGTAGATTGGAAAGATGAAGGATATGGTTTACTTCCAGATAATCCGTATGACAGTCATGGCGTTTATTCAGGAACAGCTTTACCTGTTGGCGATCAATTACTACTAGCCTACACTGGAAATGTTCGTGGAGAAAATTGGGAACGCGCTTCTTATCAAATGGGTGCTTGGATGGACAAAAATAATCAAGTGACAAAGATTGAACAACCTTTCATTCCAGCTCCGCCTAAAGGCTACACGACTCATTTTCGTGACCCACAAGTCATTCCCTATGAAAAAGGCTATTTATTAGTGATTGGTGCACAAAATGATCAAGAAGAAGGGAAAGTATTGGTCTACCAAAGTGCTGATTTAACAGATTGGTGCTTATTAGGAGAACTAGACTTTACCAAAGAATCAATGGGTTTTATGGTTGAATGTCCCAACTTAGTTTTTATTGACGAACGACCTGTGTTACTGTTTTGTCCTCAAGGAATGGCGCAATCTGTGACACCTTATGATAATATTTATCCAAATATGGTAGTCATTGGCGATGCTTTTGATAGTGACGATGTAAAACTCATCAATCCACAACCGTTACAAAACTTAGATTATGGATTTGATATCTATGCTACTCAAGCGTTTAACGCTCCTGATGGACGTGTATTAAGTGTTGGTTGGGCCGGTTTACCCGAATTAGAGTATCCAACAGATGAAGAAGGCTGGGCACATTGCTTAAGTCTCGTACGTGAATTAACAATTAAAGACAATCATTTGTATCAATTACCTGTAGCAGAACACAAAGAGTTACGCCAAAAGCAAACAGCCTTAAAAGGCACAATCGGTCTCCAACAAGCACTTGTTGAAAATACAACTAATTGCTATGAATTAGAAATAACTTTACCAGCAAATAGTGAAGGGGTTCTTTCTTTCTTTGCAGATGAACAAAATAACTACCAGTTAGCGCTTCATTTTGACACAAAAAATGGTAAGATAACCTTAGACCGTTCCCAAATGAGCTTACCTTTAAACGAAAAATTTGGTACAACACGCACAGTTGAACTTACTCAAAGCCGTGCATTGAAATTACAAGTATTTGCCGATCAATCTATTTGCGAAATTTTCGTTAATGATGGTGAATATGCCTTAACCTCACGTGTTTTCCCACAAACAGGCGAAACACAGCTCTTTATCGAAGGCACTCAAGGTGAATATACTGGTAATTACTGGGAGTTACGGTCATCATCACAAAATTAA
- a CDS encoding alpha-galactosidase, with translation MPIKFDEKTHYFHLSNQQMSYVIGIEKECYLTHRYWGKALPSYAGSNQLQFIDRGFATNPFPEERTFSLNTLPLETSTQGNGDHRIANYQIRSQDGHDVTDFRYDSYSISESKSAIPGLPSLHATADVTTLEIILKDAVQQLEMRLIYTLFENYPIITRRAVYINLSETTVALENAGSMSIDLAESQFDLITLDGSHTNEANITRQPIRSGIHRIESTRGTSSPQHQPFVALTAPYTSEFQGEVFAFHFVYSGNFIAQVELEQYGTTRVQLGIHPDHFEWQLKSNDTFYTPEVVLNYSNQGLNGMSQTFHQLYQEHLVPTNWAQKERPILLNTWEANYFELSEQELINQAHKAAEVGIELFVLDDGWFGERHSDDSSLGDWFVNQNKLPNGIHGLAKEVHRLDMQFGLWFEPEMLSKQSQLFQEHPEWALQVPNYPLTEGRQQLVLDLSRTDVQDYLILILTNYLQTGDIDYIKWDMNRHLTEVGSSFFATNQQKEIGHRYVLGLYRILDVLIKKFPDCLFENCSSGGGRFDPGMMYYMPQTWTSDNSDALCRSVIQYGYSYLYPPIMMGAHVSTTPNHQVGRNTPLETRGWLAMSGNLGYELDLQSLSKEDIQEVQQQIAFYQAHRHLFQFGKFYRLQAPDTYFASGWLFMNDEEAIAIYFNGLSRPALPTNYLKMHYLEAEAIYEDIHTNQQYSGAELNQAGVLIPRVKEDFHTHVFHWKKI, from the coding sequence ATGCCAATAAAATTTGATGAAAAAACACATTACTTTCATCTAAGCAATCAACAAATGAGCTATGTCATTGGAATTGAAAAAGAATGCTATCTTACACATCGTTATTGGGGGAAAGCTTTGCCCTCTTATGCTGGTAGTAATCAATTGCAATTTATTGATCGTGGCTTTGCGACAAATCCGTTTCCAGAAGAACGTACCTTTTCACTAAATACTTTGCCCTTAGAAACAAGTACGCAAGGAAACGGCGATCACCGCATTGCAAATTATCAAATCCGTTCACAAGACGGGCATGATGTTACTGATTTCCGCTATGACTCTTATTCGATTTCAGAAAGTAAATCAGCAATTCCAGGTTTACCAAGCTTACATGCCACTGCTGATGTAACGACACTAGAAATTATTTTAAAAGATGCTGTACAACAACTAGAAATGCGTTTAATTTATACTTTATTTGAAAATTATCCCATCATCACGCGTCGAGCTGTCTACATTAATTTAAGTGAGACGACTGTCGCTTTGGAAAATGCGGGATCAATGTCTATTGATTTAGCTGAAAGTCAGTTTGATTTAATTACTTTGGATGGATCCCATACGAATGAAGCAAATATTACACGCCAACCGATACGTTCAGGCATTCATCGAATCGAAAGCACTCGTGGGACAAGTAGTCCTCAACATCAACCGTTTGTGGCGTTAACTGCTCCTTATACGTCTGAATTTCAAGGAGAAGTTTTTGCTTTTCATTTCGTTTATAGTGGTAATTTCATTGCTCAGGTAGAGCTAGAACAATATGGTACGACTCGTGTCCAGTTAGGCATTCATCCTGACCATTTTGAGTGGCAATTAAAATCAAACGATACTTTTTACACACCAGAAGTTGTCTTAAATTATTCAAATCAAGGCTTAAATGGCATGTCCCAAACTTTTCATCAGTTATATCAAGAGCATTTAGTTCCTACTAATTGGGCGCAGAAAGAACGTCCGATTCTCTTAAACACATGGGAAGCAAATTATTTCGAGTTATCTGAACAAGAATTAATTAATCAAGCACACAAAGCAGCCGAAGTTGGCATTGAATTATTTGTTTTAGATGATGGTTGGTTTGGTGAACGCCATTCTGACGATTCTTCTTTGGGGGATTGGTTTGTCAATCAAAATAAGTTACCTAATGGTATTCATGGATTAGCAAAAGAAGTTCATCGCTTAGACATGCAGTTTGGTCTATGGTTCGAGCCTGAAATGCTTTCCAAACAAAGTCAATTGTTCCAAGAACATCCTGAATGGGCTCTTCAAGTTCCTAACTATCCATTAACAGAAGGACGACAACAATTAGTGCTTGACCTTAGTCGTACGGATGTACAAGATTATTTAATTCTAATCTTAACTAATTATTTACAAACGGGTGACATTGATTATATTAAGTGGGATATGAATCGACATTTAACTGAAGTAGGTAGTTCATTTTTTGCAACTAATCAACAAAAAGAAATTGGGCATCGCTATGTACTTGGGTTGTATCGCATATTAGACGTCTTAATCAAAAAGTTTCCCGATTGTTTATTTGAAAATTGTTCAAGTGGTGGTGGACGTTTTGATCCTGGTATGATGTATTATATGCCTCAAACTTGGACCAGTGATAATTCTGACGCGCTTTGTCGCAGCGTCATTCAATATGGTTATAGCTACTTATATCCACCAATTATGATGGGTGCGCATGTGTCAACTACTCCCAATCATCAAGTCGGAAGAAACACACCACTGGAAACACGTGGCTGGTTAGCAATGAGTGGCAATTTAGGGTATGAGTTGGATTTACAGTCATTGTCCAAAGAAGATATTCAAGAAGTCCAACAACAGATTGCTTTTTATCAAGCCCATCGACACTTATTCCAATTTGGTAAGTTTTATCGCTTGCAAGCACCAGATACCTATTTTGCTAGTGGTTGGTTGTTTATGAATGACGAAGAAGCCATTGCTATTTATTTTAATGGTCTATCTAGACCGGCGTTACCAACTAACTATTTAAAAATGCACTATCTTGAGGCAGAGGCAATTTACGAAGATATTCACACGAACCAGCAATACAGCGGAGCAGAATTAAATCAAGCTGGTGTGTTGATTCCTCGTGTCAAAGAAGATTTTCATACACATGTGTTTCATTGGAAAAAAATATAA
- a CDS encoding AraC family transcriptional regulator — MTQDEIIEEDRTKLRPFFSHRFLFPTTEQLPYLKGFGLDYSPKEYYWDAKERQDSFVVFQYTLSGTGYLATKNKIYELNEQTFFLAELPNQFTYYRGEEEWSFVYIEFSKEFLQWLSLPIQIGTCSKERVEQMLVQLNKLVIEEPSLYVNSRCAYDLFLTIKEVLLTKTAITEQIKDYLETHYKDSLSLDDLEETFQISKYKIIRDFEKEYQQTPINYLNNYRMIQSLRYLQEEMTVKEIAEAVGFSDYNYFSRVFKKIMGFTPSRYRKEILGKL; from the coding sequence ATGACACAAGACGAAATTATTGAGGAAGATAGGACAAAATTGCGTCCCTTTTTCTCCCATCGATTTCTTTTCCCAACAACAGAACAGTTACCTTATTTAAAAGGTTTTGGATTAGACTATTCGCCTAAAGAGTATTATTGGGATGCCAAAGAACGACAAGACTCTTTCGTCGTTTTTCAATATACATTAAGCGGTACAGGGTATTTAGCAACAAAAAATAAAATTTATGAATTAAATGAACAGACTTTCTTTTTAGCAGAACTGCCGAATCAGTTTACTTATTATCGTGGTGAAGAGGAATGGAGTTTTGTTTATATTGAATTTTCTAAAGAATTTTTGCAGTGGTTATCATTGCCAATACAAATTGGCACCTGCTCAAAAGAACGTGTCGAACAAATGTTGGTACAACTTAATAAATTGGTAATTGAAGAACCATCGTTATATGTAAATTCGCGATGTGCGTATGATTTATTTTTAACTATTAAAGAAGTTTTACTAACAAAAACTGCTATCACAGAGCAAATCAAAGACTATTTAGAGACACATTACAAAGATAGCCTTTCTTTGGATGATTTAGAAGAAACTTTTCAAATTTCCAAATACAAAATTATTCGGGATTTTGAGAAGGAGTATCAGCAAACGCCGATTAATTATTTGAATAACTACCGAATGATACAGTCTTTACGTTATTTGCAAGAAGAGATGACAGTCAAAGAAATTGCTGAAGCAGTGGGTTTTTCTGATTATAATTATTTTTCTCGGGTATTTAAAAAGATTATGGGATTTACTCCCAGTAGGTATCGCAAAGAAATACTAGGGAAATTATAA
- a CDS encoding alpha-amylase family glycosyl hydrolase has protein sequence MTIVDTPDYLKHLVIYEIATKNFTSPNGPQSGTFASLTKKISYLKELGINAIWLSGHQWCDEKHFFNIWTEYACIRPDRLDESLGSEVEFRTFIETAHEAGIKVFLDVITHGVMKTSPLVMEHPNWFNAESWGMFDYDWYGDHPDLDEWWIETWFRYVRDFDVDGFRLDVAHYRNDLWAKIRHKSKAIGKDIAIIAENGPAIRGVVDMLQHGEAISHNYGLNKSSRILHDPIGYFKDRQQRLGENYTLKIFYKDGTVQDSQENHWYEKERVPEIFWEGYERQTCVIGDVMYENQIGKLTIKNYFEEKKIENIQLKDTIGQLWNSNIELEGIIEVDFRITVKKDKNELQLEFPIRIQDGQLLSTQISCHDGGWIGFPSNENPYCAQGSRYLMGYVGLLSPGVPVFMAGEEFNADYRPLPNLSPNLFGDGVTTGARWLYGNWLDWEQLNDSLKNAMFQDVKRLIAIRHKYSHLIHGYRMKEAIMPYATIDYSSEEILPTPYYYQDEQRIIVVAANPNIDRAVTITFDFSQVLSTNKNQVTVLFGNKTINQQQEFSIHELNKTQWMIEKDQTAQGGVLILEIQKG, from the coding sequence ATGACTATAGTAGATACCCCGGATTATTTGAAGCATTTAGTTATTTATGAAATTGCTACTAAAAATTTTACGTCGCCTAATGGACCACAATCAGGAACATTTGCTTCTTTAACAAAGAAAATATCATATTTAAAAGAGTTAGGTATTAATGCTATTTGGTTGTCTGGACATCAGTGGTGTGATGAGAAACACTTTTTTAATATATGGACGGAATATGCTTGTATTCGACCTGATCGATTAGATGAAAGTTTAGGAAGTGAAGTTGAATTCAGAACATTCATTGAAACAGCGCACGAAGCAGGAATCAAAGTTTTTCTAGACGTTATCACACATGGTGTAATGAAAACAAGTCCACTTGTAATGGAACACCCAAATTGGTTTAATGCTGAATCTTGGGGAATGTTTGATTATGACTGGTATGGAGATCATCCTGATTTAGATGAATGGTGGATTGAAACCTGGTTTCGCTATGTGAGAGATTTTGATGTAGATGGTTTTCGTTTAGATGTTGCCCATTACCGCAATGATTTATGGGCAAAAATTCGTCATAAGTCTAAAGCGATTGGTAAGGACATTGCGATTATTGCAGAAAATGGTCCTGCAATTCGAGGAGTTGTAGACATGTTGCAACACGGTGAAGCTATTTCTCATAATTATGGGTTAAATAAGTCCTCTAGAATTCTTCATGATCCAATTGGTTATTTTAAGGATAGACAACAACGTTTAGGAGAGAATTATACGCTAAAAATTTTTTATAAAGATGGAACGGTTCAAGATAGTCAAGAGAATCATTGGTATGAAAAAGAACGTGTTCCCGAAATATTTTGGGAAGGATATGAAAGGCAGACGTGTGTTATCGGAGACGTTATGTATGAAAATCAAATTGGCAAACTAACAATAAAAAACTATTTTGAAGAAAAGAAAATTGAAAATATTCAACTAAAGGATACTATTGGTCAATTGTGGAACAGCAATATAGAATTAGAGGGAATTATTGAAGTGGATTTCCGAATCACAGTAAAAAAAGATAAAAATGAATTACAGCTAGAGTTTCCAATAAGAATTCAAGACGGACAACTTTTATCGACACAAATCAGTTGTCATGACGGTGGCTGGATTGGTTTTCCTAGTAATGAAAATCCTTATTGTGCCCAAGGTAGTCGCTATTTGATGGGATATGTGGGATTACTTTCACCTGGAGTGCCCGTTTTCATGGCGGGAGAAGAATTCAATGCAGACTATCGACCATTGCCAAATTTGTCGCCCAATTTATTTGGTGATGGTGTAACTACAGGTGCTCGCTGGTTATATGGAAATTGGTTGGATTGGGAACAACTAAATGATTCCTTAAAAAATGCGATGTTTCAGGATGTAAAACGACTCATTGCTATTCGACATAAATATTCTCATTTAATACATGGTTATAGGATGAAAGAAGCGATAATGCCGTATGCAACGATTGATTATTCTAGCGAAGAGATTTTACCAACGCCCTATTATTATCAAGACGAGCAACGGATAATTGTAGTAGCGGCTAATCCAAATATCGACCGAGCAGTTACTATTACCTTTGATTTTAGTCAAGTTCTTTCTACGAATAAGAATCAAGTAACCGTTCTTTTTGGAAATAAAACAATAAATCAACAACAGGAATTTAGTATCCATGAGCTAAACAAGACACAATGGATGATTGAAAAAGATCAGACTGCACAAGGCGGTGTATTAATTTTGGAAATACAAAAAGGATGA